The Leucobacter chromiiresistens genome has a window encoding:
- the ychF gene encoding redox-regulated ATPase YchF yields the protein MALTIGIVGLPNVGKSTLFNALTQNDALAANYPFATIEPNIGVVNLPDRRLDALAEIFGSERILPAPVSFVDIAGIVRGASEGEGLGNQFLANIREADAIAQVVRGFSDPDVIHVDGAVNPASDMETINTELIIADLQTIEKALVRFEKELKNKKIDASVVETAKAAQAALNDGKVLSQSGIDLEPIRELGLLTAKPFLYVFNVDETVLQDRAKLDELSALVAPAKAIFLDAKIESELIELDAEDAAELLASIGQEESGLDQLARVGFETLGLQTYLTAGPKEARAWTIKRGATAPQAAGAIHTDFEKGFIKGEIISFDDLVEAGSVAEARAKGKARMEGKDYVMQDGDVCEWRFNV from the coding sequence GTGGCTCTCACTATCGGCATCGTAGGTCTCCCCAACGTCGGCAAGTCGACGCTGTTCAACGCTCTGACGCAGAACGACGCGCTCGCGGCGAACTATCCGTTCGCGACGATCGAACCGAACATCGGCGTGGTCAATCTGCCCGATCGCCGGCTCGACGCGCTCGCGGAGATCTTCGGCTCGGAGCGCATCCTCCCGGCGCCCGTCAGCTTCGTCGACATCGCGGGCATCGTACGCGGCGCGAGCGAGGGCGAGGGGCTCGGCAACCAGTTCCTCGCGAACATCCGCGAAGCAGACGCGATCGCCCAGGTGGTGCGCGGCTTCTCCGATCCCGACGTGATCCACGTCGACGGCGCGGTGAACCCGGCCAGCGACATGGAGACGATCAACACCGAGCTCATCATCGCCGATCTGCAGACGATCGAGAAGGCGCTGGTGCGCTTCGAGAAGGAGCTCAAGAACAAGAAGATCGACGCCTCGGTCGTCGAGACGGCGAAGGCGGCGCAGGCGGCGCTCAACGACGGGAAGGTGCTCTCGCAGTCGGGCATCGACCTCGAGCCGATCCGGGAGCTCGGGCTGCTCACCGCGAAGCCGTTCCTGTACGTGTTCAACGTCGACGAGACGGTGCTGCAGGATCGCGCGAAGCTCGACGAGCTGTCGGCGCTCGTGGCTCCCGCGAAGGCCATCTTCCTCGACGCCAAGATCGAGAGCGAGCTCATCGAGCTCGACGCGGAGGACGCCGCGGAGCTGCTCGCATCGATCGGGCAGGAGGAGAGCGGCCTCGACCAGCTCGCCCGCGTCGGCTTCGAGACGCTGGGGCTGCAGACCTACCTGACGGCCGGCCCGAAGGAGGCGCGCGCCTGGACGATCAAGCGCGGCGCCACGGCGCCGCAGGCGGCGGGCGCGATCCACACCGACTTCGAGAAGGGCTTCATCAAGGGCGAGATCATCTCGTTCGACGACCTCGTCGAGGCGGGCTCGGTCGCCGAGGCGCGCGCGAAGGGCAAGGCCCGCATGGAGGGCAAGGACTACGTGATGCAGGACGGCGACGTCTGCGAGTGGCGGTTCAACGTCTGA
- a CDS encoding SDR family NAD(P)-dependent oxidoreductase → MHHEALRDLFSLDGRRALVTGGSSGIGRAIAVALADAGAHVVVAARTRATLDAAVAEIAGRGGAAEGIVADLAARSGAHALADRVGDVDVLVNSAGVNLRPPLPDLTEEVWDATMRVNLDAPFILGQRLAPGMAERGYGRIIHISSQQAQRPFASSGAYGVSKAGVEALARSQAEAWSPRGVTANVLVPGFVRTALNERLASDPAAVRALEARTLIGRNGAPEDFAAPAVFLAGPGAAYVTGQAIPVDGGFSVH, encoded by the coding sequence ATGCATCACGAGGCACTGCGCGACCTGTTCTCACTCGACGGCCGTCGGGCGCTCGTCACGGGCGGCAGCTCCGGGATCGGCCGCGCCATCGCCGTGGCGCTCGCCGACGCCGGCGCGCACGTCGTCGTCGCGGCCCGCACGCGGGCGACGCTCGACGCCGCGGTCGCGGAGATCGCCGGGCGGGGCGGGGCGGCGGAGGGGATCGTGGCGGATCTGGCCGCGCGATCCGGCGCTCACGCGCTCGCCGACCGTGTCGGCGATGTCGATGTGCTCGTGAACTCCGCCGGAGTCAACCTGCGCCCGCCGCTGCCCGACCTCACCGAGGAGGTGTGGGATGCGACGATGCGCGTGAACCTCGACGCCCCGTTCATCCTGGGCCAGCGTCTCGCCCCCGGCATGGCGGAGCGCGGCTACGGGCGCATCATCCACATCAGCTCGCAGCAGGCGCAGCGCCCGTTCGCCTCGAGCGGCGCCTACGGGGTCTCGAAGGCCGGTGTCGAAGCCCTGGCGCGATCGCAGGCGGAGGCGTGGTCACCGCGGGGGGTGACCGCGAACGTGCTCGTGCCCGGGTTCGTGCGCACTGCGCTGAACGAGCGCCTCGCATCGGACCCGGCGGCGGTGCGCGCGCTCGAGGCGCGCACGCTCATCGGGCGCAACGGCGCGCCCGAGGATTTCGCCGCGCCCGCCGTGTTCCTCGCGGGGCCCGGCGCTGCGTACGTGACCGGTCAGGCGATCCCGGTCGACGGCGGCTTCTCCGTGCATTGA